Proteins encoded by one window of Streptococcus sanguinis:
- a CDS encoding cytidine deaminase, translated as MATTELIDLAVQASKNAYVPYSHFPIGAVLVAKDGRIFTGVNVENASFGLTNCGERTAIFKAVSEGVLDFEELIVYGETEKPISPCGACRQVMAEFFAEDLKVTLVAKDKSTVVMTVKELLPYSFTDLT; from the coding sequence GTGGCGACTACTGAGTTGATTGACTTGGCTGTCCAAGCTAGTAAAAATGCTTATGTTCCCTATTCTCATTTCCCTATCGGAGCAGTTTTGGTCGCTAAAGACGGACGGATATTTACTGGCGTTAATGTTGAAAATGCCAGTTTTGGCTTGACCAACTGTGGAGAGCGGACAGCTATATTTAAGGCAGTTTCAGAAGGAGTTTTAGACTTCGAGGAGCTGATTGTCTATGGTGAGACGGAAAAACCCATATCACCCTGTGGTGCCTGCCGCCAAGTAATGGCAGAATTTTTTGCTGAGGATCTAAAAGTGACCTTGGTCGCTAAAGATAAATCGACGGTCGTGATGACGGTCAAGGAATTACTTCCATATTCTTTTACAGATTTAACATAA
- a CDS encoding ABC transporter ATP-binding protein, which translates to MTHENVIEMREITKIFGEFVANDKINLELRKGEIHALLGENGAGKSTLMNMLAGLLEPTSGEIVVNGKSVKLDSPSKAASLGIGMVHQHFMLVEAFTVAENIILGSEITKNGVLDLKGATKEIKELSEKYGLAVDPSAKVEDISVGAQQRVEILKTLYRGADILIFDEPTAVLTPAEIDELMKIMKNLVKEGKSIILITHKLDEIRAVSDRVTVIRRGKSIETVEIAGATNQDLAEMMVGRAVSFKTAKEPANPQETVLSIKNLVVEENRGVPAVKGLSLDVRAGEIVGIAGIDGNGQTELIQAITGLRKASSGEITIKNQSIIGKQPRQITEMKVSHVPEDRHRDGLVLAMSISENIALQTYYKEPLSKNGILNYGNIYSYARKLMDEFDVRAASEYVPASALSGGNQQKAIIAREVDRDPDLLIVSQPTRGLDVGAIEYIHKRLIEARTQGKAVLVVSFELDEILNVSDRIAVIHDGKIQGIVTPEETNKQELGILMAGGKIQKGASNV; encoded by the coding sequence ATGACACATGAAAATGTCATTGAAATGCGAGAAATCACCAAAATTTTTGGTGAATTTGTAGCCAATGATAAAATCAATTTGGAACTCAGAAAAGGTGAAATTCACGCTCTTTTGGGAGAAAATGGTGCCGGCAAGTCAACCTTGATGAATATGCTGGCTGGCCTGCTTGAGCCGACCAGCGGTGAGATTGTAGTGAATGGAAAGTCAGTTAAACTGGACTCTCCATCAAAGGCGGCCTCACTTGGTATCGGGATGGTGCACCAGCACTTTATGCTTGTTGAAGCTTTTACTGTCGCTGAAAATATCATCCTTGGAAGTGAAATCACAAAAAATGGTGTGTTGGACTTGAAAGGTGCCACTAAAGAAATTAAGGAACTGTCTGAGAAATACGGATTGGCAGTTGATCCATCTGCTAAGGTAGAAGATATCTCTGTCGGTGCCCAGCAGCGGGTTGAGATTCTGAAAACTCTTTATCGTGGGGCGGACATTCTCATCTTTGACGAGCCAACAGCCGTTCTGACGCCAGCTGAGATTGATGAATTGATGAAAATCATGAAGAATCTGGTAAAAGAAGGAAAATCTATCATTCTCATCACTCACAAGTTGGATGAGATTCGGGCAGTTTCTGACCGAGTAACGGTTATTCGTCGCGGAAAATCCATTGAAACAGTTGAAATCGCTGGTGCAACTAACCAAGATTTGGCTGAAATGATGGTGGGCCGGGCTGTTTCCTTCAAGACTGCGAAAGAGCCTGCTAATCCTCAAGAAACTGTCTTGTCAATAAAAAATCTTGTTGTTGAAGAAAACCGTGGTGTTCCAGCTGTTAAGGGCCTTTCTCTTGATGTCCGTGCTGGTGAGATTGTTGGTATTGCTGGGATTGACGGCAATGGTCAAACTGAGCTGATTCAGGCTATTACAGGTCTTAGAAAGGCTAGCTCTGGCGAGATTACAATTAAGAACCAGTCTATTATTGGTAAGCAGCCGCGGCAGATAACTGAAATGAAAGTCAGCCATGTTCCTGAAGACCGTCACCGTGATGGTTTGGTCCTGGCAATGTCCATTTCTGAAAATATTGCTCTGCAGACTTACTATAAAGAACCGCTCAGTAAAAATGGAATCCTGAACTACGGTAACATTTATTCTTACGCACGCAAGTTGATGGATGAATTTGATGTTCGGGCGGCTAGTGAATATGTACCTGCTTCAGCTCTTTCAGGAGGAAACCAACAGAAAGCTATCATTGCTCGGGAAGTGGACCGTGATCCAGACCTTCTGATTGTCAGTCAGCCAACTCGCGGACTTGACGTGGGAGCTATTGAATACATTCATAAACGTTTGATTGAAGCACGGACTCAAGGCAAGGCTGTCCTAGTTGTTAGCTTTGAGCTAGACGAAATCCTCAATGTTTCTGATAGAATCGCCGTTATCCACGATGGTAAGATTCAGGGAATTGTAACTCCAGAGGAAACTAATAAGCAAGAGCTTGGTATTCTCATGGCTGGTGGTAAGATTCAGAAGGGAGCTTCAAATGTCTAA
- a CDS encoding class I SAM-dependent methyltransferase has translation MTKMYFAENPDAKHDIHELNVELLGQRLTFLTDAGVFSKKMIDYGSRVLLSVLDFEAGERVLDVGCGYGPLGLTLAKAYGVAATMVDINQRALDLAQKNAERNQVSAHIFQSNVYEKVSGIFDHIISNPPIRAGKQVVHEVISGSYEHLTEGGDLTLVIQKKQGAPSAKSKMEAIFGNCEIVKKDKGYYILRSEK, from the coding sequence ATGACTAAAATGTATTTTGCAGAAAATCCTGATGCCAAACATGATATTCATGAATTAAATGTGGAACTGTTAGGACAGCGGCTGACTTTTTTGACAGATGCTGGTGTCTTCAGTAAAAAGATGATTGATTATGGCAGTCGGGTTCTTTTGTCTGTCTTGGACTTTGAAGCTGGAGAACGGGTCTTGGATGTTGGCTGCGGCTATGGGCCACTAGGTTTGACTTTAGCCAAAGCGTACGGAGTGGCTGCGACCATGGTAGATATCAACCAGCGGGCCTTGGACTTGGCTCAGAAGAATGCTGAGAGGAATCAGGTATCTGCTCATATCTTCCAGTCAAATGTTTATGAAAAGGTCAGTGGCATTTTCGACCATATTATCAGTAATCCGCCTATCCGTGCTGGTAAGCAGGTTGTACATGAGGTTATCAGCGGAAGCTATGAGCATTTGACAGAAGGCGGTGATTTGACCCTTGTGATTCAGAAGAAGCAAGGAGCGCCCAGTGCCAAGTCGAAGATGGAAGCTATCTTCGGTAATTGTGAGATTGTTAAGAAGGACAAAGGCTACTATATACTAAGGAGCGAAAAATAG
- a CDS encoding BMP family lipoprotein: MNKKQWLGLGLVTVAAIGLAACGNRASRSDSSDAKTDLKAAIVTDTGGVDDKSFNQSAWEGLQAWGKENGLSKDNGYTYYQSNDESQYANNLNQAATDGYKLVFGIGFALRDAVESAAKDNTEINYVIIDDVIEGQKNVASAVFADNEAAYLAGVAAAKTTKTKQVGFVGGIEGAVITRFEKGFEAGVKSVDPSIKIQVDYAGSFGDAAKGKTIAAAQYAAGADVVYQVAGGTGAGVFNEAKSINETRNEDEKVWVLGVDRDQTEEGKYKSKDGKESNFVLASSLKQVGKTVQDIANQTAKGKFPGGKTTTFGLKDGGVDLTTTNLSEDTKKAVEEAKAKILDGSITVPDK; the protein is encoded by the coding sequence ATGAACAAAAAACAATGGCTAGGTCTTGGTCTAGTAACTGTCGCAGCAATCGGACTTGCTGCATGTGGAAACCGTGCTTCTCGCTCAGATTCTTCAGATGCGAAAACTGACTTGAAAGCTGCTATCGTAACAGATACTGGCGGTGTTGATGATAAATCATTTAACCAGTCAGCTTGGGAAGGTTTGCAAGCTTGGGGTAAAGAAAACGGTCTTTCAAAAGACAATGGTTACACTTACTACCAATCTAATGATGAGTCTCAGTACGCAAACAACCTGAATCAAGCTGCTACAGATGGTTACAAGCTAGTATTTGGTATCGGATTTGCCCTTCGTGATGCGGTTGAATCTGCTGCCAAAGATAACACAGAAATCAATTATGTTATTATCGATGATGTTATCGAAGGACAAAAGAATGTTGCTTCAGCTGTCTTTGCTGATAATGAAGCTGCTTACCTTGCTGGTGTTGCTGCTGCAAAAACTACTAAGACAAAACAAGTTGGTTTCGTAGGTGGTATAGAAGGCGCAGTTATCACACGTTTTGAAAAAGGTTTCGAAGCTGGTGTGAAATCAGTTGATCCATCTATCAAGATTCAAGTAGACTATGCTGGCTCATTCGGCGATGCTGCTAAAGGTAAGACAATTGCTGCTGCTCAATATGCTGCAGGTGCAGATGTGGTTTATCAAGTTGCTGGTGGAACTGGTGCTGGAGTATTTAACGAAGCTAAGTCAATCAACGAAACAAGAAATGAAGATGAAAAAGTTTGGGTACTTGGTGTTGACCGTGACCAAACTGAAGAAGGTAAATACAAGTCTAAGGATGGTAAAGAGTCTAACTTTGTTTTGGCATCAAGCTTGAAACAAGTTGGTAAGACTGTCCAAGACATCGCTAACCAAACTGCTAAAGGTAAATTCCCAGGCGGTAAAACTACAACCTTCGGTCTGAAAGACGGTGGAGTTGACTTGACAACTACAAACCTGTCAGAAGATACTAAAAAGGCTGTTGAAGAAGCGAAAGCAAAAATCCTTGACGGCAGCATCACTGTTCCTGACAAATAA
- the deoC gene encoding deoxyribose-phosphate aldolase: MKLNKYIDHTLLKPEASEEQILKLIEEAKVYDFASICVNPTWIEFAAEQLKGSDVKVCVPIGFPLGANTSDVKAFETQDAIQKGAGEVDMVINVGALKSKDYDLVERDIRAVVEAANGTLVKVILETCLLTDEEKVKACQLAQKAGADFVKTSTGFSTGGATVEDVALMRKTVGPDMGVKASGGARSYEDALAFIEAGATRIGTSAGVAIMKGEEASGDY; this comes from the coding sequence ATGAAATTAAACAAATACATAGACCATACGCTTTTAAAACCTGAAGCGTCAGAAGAGCAGATTCTGAAGTTAATTGAAGAAGCAAAAGTTTATGATTTTGCCAGTATCTGTGTCAATCCAACCTGGATAGAGTTTGCTGCGGAGCAGCTGAAAGGATCAGATGTCAAGGTTTGTGTGCCAATTGGTTTTCCTTTAGGAGCCAATACTTCCGATGTGAAAGCTTTTGAAACGCAGGACGCAATTCAAAAGGGTGCGGGCGAAGTGGATATGGTCATCAATGTCGGCGCTCTGAAGTCTAAAGATTATGATTTGGTAGAGCGAGACATCCGTGCGGTTGTAGAAGCTGCTAACGGTACCTTGGTCAAGGTAATTCTGGAAACTTGCTTGCTGACAGATGAGGAAAAGGTTAAGGCTTGCCAACTGGCTCAGAAAGCTGGAGCTGATTTTGTTAAGACCTCTACAGGATTTTCAACTGGAGGTGCGACAGTCGAAGATGTCGCCCTCATGAGAAAAACAGTTGGTCCTGACATGGGGGTTAAGGCTTCTGGTGGCGCTCGTTCTTACGAAGATGCTCTGGCCTTTATTGAAGCTGGTGCGACTCGGATTGGAACTTCGGCCGGTGTGGCTATTATGAAGGGAGAAGAAGCTAGTGGCGACTACTGA
- a CDS encoding ABC transporter permease: MNIVTVLSLLVSSMLIYAAPLIFTSIGGAYSEHAGVVNVGLEGIMVMGAFTGVLFNLTFEKSLGSATPWLSLIAAGLVGVVFSLIHAVATITFRADHVVSGTVLNLLAPALAIFLVKAIYNKGQTDNIQRSFGKFNFPVLSDIPVLGDIFFKHTSLVGYLAIAFSFLAWFIMFKTKFGLRLRSVGEHPQAADTLGINVYLMRYCGVMISGLLGGIGGAIYAQSISVNFAVTTIVGPGFIALAAMIFGKWSPIGAMLASLFFGASQSLAVIGNQLPLLSSVPTVYLQIAPYVLTIVVLAAFFGKAVAPKADGINYIKSK; this comes from the coding sequence ATGAATATTGTAACGGTATTAAGTTTATTAGTATCATCTATGCTGATTTATGCGGCTCCCTTGATTTTCACAAGTATTGGCGGGGCTTATTCTGAACACGCTGGTGTTGTTAATGTCGGCTTGGAAGGAATCATGGTTATGGGGGCTTTTACAGGCGTTCTCTTTAACCTGACTTTCGAGAAGAGCTTGGGTAGCGCGACTCCGTGGCTTTCTTTGATTGCTGCTGGTTTAGTCGGAGTTGTCTTCTCTCTTATCCATGCTGTTGCGACCATTACCTTCCGTGCTGACCACGTTGTGAGTGGTACAGTGCTGAACTTGCTGGCGCCAGCCTTGGCAATTTTCCTTGTTAAAGCTATTTATAACAAGGGACAAACAGATAACATTCAGCGTTCATTCGGGAAGTTTAATTTCCCTGTTCTGTCTGATATTCCAGTCTTGGGAGACATTTTCTTCAAGCATACAAGCTTGGTTGGTTACCTTGCTATTGCTTTCTCTTTCCTTGCTTGGTTTATCATGTTTAAGACCAAATTCGGACTGCGTCTTCGCTCAGTCGGAGAGCATCCGCAGGCGGCAGATACCTTGGGAATCAATGTTTATCTCATGCGTTATTGCGGTGTCATGATCTCTGGTCTGCTCGGTGGTATTGGTGGAGCTATTTATGCTCAGTCAATCTCGGTTAACTTTGCTGTGACAACTATCGTAGGTCCAGGATTTATCGCCTTGGCAGCTATGATTTTTGGTAAATGGAGTCCTATCGGAGCTATGCTGGCGAGTCTCTTCTTTGGAGCTTCCCAAAGTTTGGCGGTTATCGGGAACCAGTTGCCATTGCTTTCAAGTGTTCCAACGGTTTATCTGCAGATTGCACCTTATGTATTGACGATTGTAGTCCTTGCGGCATTCTTTGGTAAAGCTGTTGCTCCGAAAGCGGATGGTATCAACTATATCAAGTCTAAATAA
- a CDS encoding ABC transporter permease, whose amino-acid sequence MSKKAQQIAVPLISVLLGILLGAVVMAIFGYDAIWGYESLFKTAFGSLRSLGEISRAMGPLILIGLGFAVASRAGFFNVGLPGQALAGWIMAGWFALSFPNLPRPLMLLATVVIAAVAGGIIGSIPGILRAYLGTSEVIVTIMMNYIVLFVGNALIHSFPESVMQSVDSSKRVSANAIYQTEWLRSLTSNSRMNIGIFFALIAVVVIWYLLKKTTLGFEIRAVGLNPNASEYAGMSSKRTIIVSMIISGALAGLGGVVEGLGTYQNVFVQGSSLSVGFNGMAVSLLAANSPIGILFAAFLFAVLSVGAPGMNVAQIPTELVNIVTASIIFFVSAHYLIERMTGMTIFDFLKNRRQEAKKVKEGN is encoded by the coding sequence ATGTCTAAAAAAGCACAACAGATTGCAGTTCCTTTAATCTCAGTTCTTCTAGGGATTTTATTGGGAGCGGTTGTCATGGCCATCTTTGGTTATGATGCTATCTGGGGGTATGAATCCCTCTTTAAAACAGCTTTTGGTTCTTTGAGAAGTTTGGGTGAGATTTCTCGTGCGATGGGACCTCTGATTCTCATTGGTTTGGGCTTTGCTGTAGCTAGCCGTGCTGGATTCTTTAATGTTGGGCTTCCAGGACAGGCTTTGGCCGGCTGGATTATGGCTGGCTGGTTTGCACTTTCCTTCCCAAATTTACCTCGTCCACTGATGTTATTGGCGACTGTAGTCATTGCAGCAGTAGCTGGTGGTATTATCGGATCTATTCCAGGAATTCTGCGTGCTTATCTGGGAACGAGTGAAGTCATCGTAACCATTATGATGAACTATATTGTTCTTTTTGTTGGAAATGCCCTTATTCATAGTTTCCCAGAATCTGTGATGCAGAGTGTTGACTCTAGTAAGCGTGTCAGTGCAAATGCGATTTATCAAACAGAGTGGTTGAGAAGTCTTACATCTAACTCTCGTATGAATATCGGTATCTTCTTTGCCTTGATTGCAGTAGTGGTTATTTGGTATTTGCTTAAGAAAACAACACTTGGTTTTGAAATTCGTGCTGTAGGGCTTAATCCAAATGCATCTGAATATGCAGGGATGTCATCTAAGCGTACTATTATCGTATCTATGATTATTTCAGGTGCTCTTGCAGGACTTGGAGGAGTAGTAGAAGGACTTGGAACTTATCAGAATGTCTTTGTTCAAGGAAGTTCCTTGAGTGTTGGTTTCAATGGTATGGCGGTAAGTCTCTTGGCAGCCAATTCTCCAATTGGAATCCTCTTTGCAGCCTTCCTCTTTGCAGTTTTGAGTGTTGGTGCTCCAGGTATGAATGTGGCTCAGATTCCAACAGAACTTGTAAACATCGTAACAGCTTCTATTATCTTCTTTGTCAGCGCCCACTATCTGATTGAGCGTATGACAGGTATGACAATCTTTGATTTCCTTAAAAATCGACGTCAAGAAGCTAAAAAAGTGAAGGAGGGAAACTAG
- a CDS encoding pyrimidine-nucleoside phosphorylase, translated as MRAVDIIQKKRDGLELTSQEIQWLIEGYVDGTVPDYQMAAFAMAVYFKGMTTQEISDLTMTMVGTGEQFDLSEIAGIKVDKHSTGGVGDKVTLVLVPLVASFGVPVAKMSGRGLGHTGGTIDKLESINGFQVERSQEDFIKQVQEIGLSVIGQSDQLVLADKLLYALRDVTATVDTIPLIASSVMSKKIAAGADSILLDVTVGEGAFMKNIEDARVLARTMVDLGKAVGRKTVAVLTDMSQPLGTSIGNRLEILEALDILQGRGREDITTFICELAQIMLGLADVEKTVEEVREQLTNGAALKKFEAMVVAQGGDLEDLYRPSSAVHIVDVKAEQAGYITELPAMEFGLFAMRLGAGRAVKSDDLDYETGIVFEKKVGDKVEIGEVFAKIYSNEKISQELVTDFQKNVKIGDESVAVSEIIEVIA; from the coding sequence ATGCGTGCTGTAGATATTATCCAAAAGAAGAGAGACGGTCTGGAACTAACCAGTCAGGAAATTCAGTGGCTGATTGAGGGTTATGTGGACGGGACGGTGCCTGATTATCAGATGGCAGCCTTTGCAATGGCTGTCTATTTTAAGGGAATGACAACTCAGGAAATTTCAGACTTAACCATGACGATGGTTGGAACTGGTGAGCAGTTTGACCTGTCGGAAATCGCAGGTATAAAAGTAGACAAACATTCCACCGGTGGTGTTGGTGATAAAGTGACTCTGGTCTTGGTTCCTTTGGTGGCTAGCTTTGGTGTGCCCGTTGCTAAAATGAGCGGCCGCGGGCTGGGCCATACTGGAGGAACCATTGATAAATTGGAATCCATTAACGGATTTCAGGTGGAGCGCAGTCAAGAAGACTTTATCAAGCAGGTGCAGGAAATCGGCTTATCAGTAATCGGGCAGTCAGATCAGTTGGTGTTGGCGGATAAGCTACTCTATGCCTTGAGAGATGTAACAGCAACTGTTGATACGATTCCGCTGATAGCCAGCTCTGTCATGAGTAAGAAGATTGCGGCTGGTGCAGACAGCATCCTTCTGGATGTGACGGTTGGTGAAGGCGCCTTTATGAAAAATATAGAGGATGCTCGCGTGTTAGCTCGCACTATGGTCGATTTGGGCAAGGCTGTTGGCAGAAAAACAGTAGCCGTTCTGACAGATATGAGTCAGCCTTTGGGAACCAGCATTGGCAATCGTCTGGAAATCTTAGAAGCTCTGGATATCTTGCAGGGCAGGGGTCGTGAAGACATCACAACTTTCATTTGTGAGTTGGCTCAGATTATGCTCGGACTGGCAGATGTTGAGAAAACGGTGGAAGAAGTAAGAGAACAGCTGACCAACGGTGCTGCCTTGAAGAAATTTGAAGCTATGGTTGTAGCTCAAGGTGGTGACTTGGAAGATCTCTATCGTCCATCAAGTGCAGTTCATATTGTAGATGTGAAAGCAGAACAGGCAGGTTATATCACTGAACTGCCTGCTATGGAATTCGGCCTCTTTGCCATGAGACTTGGAGCAGGACGGGCAGTTAAATCTGACGACTTAGATTATGAAACAGGAATTGTTTTCGAAAAGAAAGTCGGAGACAAGGTCGAAATTGGAGAAGTTTTCGCAAAAATTTATTCAAATGAAAAAATTTCTCAAGAACTAGTTACAGATTTTCAAAAAAATGTTAAAATAGGTGATGAAAGCGTTGCAGTAAGCGAGATTATCGAGGTTATTGCTTAA
- a CDS encoding polysaccharide deacetylase family protein encodes MTGKHRGNRMQQRKARKRAILLSLTSLLLFLVLIVGGFSLLAKLQNSHNQKEANNVSTNQVNTSSKTSSAPTREKKTTSDDSSKDKVKWVKQDQPVQVPILMYHAIHVMDPSEAANAGLIVDPATFESHLKALKDAGYYPLTPAEAYKVLTENVLPENKKVVWLTFDDSLRDFYTNAFPLLQKYDMKATNNVITGFVQAGREDMLTLDEIKEMKDKGMSFEDHTVNHPDLSATAEDQQKIELKDSKSYLDKELSQTTTTVAYPSGRYSDATLQIAESLGYKMGLTTNNGLASLSNGLLSLNRVRINPTTTAEDLLNEIATN; translated from the coding sequence ATGACAGGAAAACATAGAGGAAATCGCATGCAGCAACGCAAAGCTAGGAAAAGAGCTATTTTGCTTTCTTTAACAAGTTTATTACTTTTTCTTGTCCTGATTGTAGGTGGCTTTTCTTTACTAGCCAAGCTGCAAAACTCGCACAACCAAAAAGAAGCTAATAACGTGTCAACGAACCAAGTCAATACTTCATCTAAAACTTCGTCAGCACCGACTCGGGAAAAAAAGACGACTTCGGATGACAGTAGCAAAGACAAGGTCAAATGGGTTAAGCAAGACCAACCAGTTCAAGTACCTATCTTGATGTATCATGCTATTCACGTCATGGATCCATCAGAAGCAGCTAACGCCGGTTTGATTGTGGACCCAGCCACATTTGAAAGTCATCTGAAAGCCTTGAAAGACGCAGGCTACTATCCACTAACACCAGCAGAAGCATACAAGGTACTGACGGAAAATGTCCTACCAGAAAACAAAAAAGTCGTCTGGCTGACCTTCGATGATAGTTTAAGGGATTTCTATACTAATGCCTTTCCACTTCTCCAGAAATATGACATGAAAGCAACCAATAATGTCATTACTGGATTTGTTCAAGCGGGTCGTGAAGATATGCTGACACTGGATGAGATAAAGGAAATGAAGGACAAAGGCATGTCTTTTGAAGATCACACCGTCAACCATCCTGATCTCTCAGCGACTGCAGAAGACCAACAAAAAATTGAGTTAAAAGACTCCAAGTCTTACTTAGACAAAGAACTGTCTCAAACAACAACAACCGTTGCCTATCCATCTGGACGATACAGTGATGCAACCTTGCAGATTGCTGAAAGCCTTGGCTATAAAATGGGACTGACAACCAATAACGGACTAGCTTCTCTATCCAATGGCTTACTCTCACTCAACCGCGTTCGCATAAACCCAACCACCACTGCAGAAGACCTGCTAAATGAAATTGCAACCAACTAA
- a CDS encoding TetR/AcrR family transcriptional regulator, with product MSEKKISEKSLANLKKYNQESNQITRESLEISLMQLLEKKELKKITISELVERAGVSRAAFYRNYSSKEQILEEIFKNTVQGITDKLEEFNFKTEMYQIWLFLFKEAKKEARVISLAIDYNFEKLLTQAVFDFLEKRNRNAKKTTNSYMNSFWSSAVVSVLSKWIKDGMKVPAEKIASLGLPLFPQKKKIK from the coding sequence ATGTCGGAAAAGAAAATATCGGAAAAATCACTCGCGAATTTAAAGAAATACAATCAGGAATCCAATCAAATCACGAGAGAGTCTCTGGAAATTTCTCTCATGCAGCTGCTGGAGAAGAAAGAACTCAAAAAAATTACGATTTCAGAGCTGGTTGAGCGAGCAGGGGTTTCCCGCGCTGCTTTTTACCGCAATTATAGCTCTAAAGAGCAGATTCTGGAAGAGATTTTTAAAAACACTGTTCAAGGTATTACGGATAAATTGGAAGAGTTTAACTTTAAAACTGAGATGTACCAAATTTGGCTTTTTCTTTTTAAGGAAGCCAAGAAAGAAGCTCGGGTTATCAGTCTAGCCATTGACTATAATTTTGAAAAGCTGCTGACTCAGGCCGTGTTTGACTTTTTGGAAAAGCGCAATCGCAATGCTAAGAAAACGACTAACTCTTACATGAATTCCTTCTGGAGTTCGGCAGTTGTTTCCGTTCTTTCCAAGTGGATTAAGGACGGGATGAAGGTTCCAGCTGAAAAAATAGCTTCTCTAGGCCTGCCTCTTTTCCCACAGAAAAAGAAAATTAAATAA
- the rpsT gene encoding 30S ribosomal protein S20: MANIKSAIKRAELNVKHNEKNSAQKSAMRTAIKAFEANPSEELFRAASSAIDKAETKGLIHKNKASRDKARLSAKLAK; this comes from the coding sequence TTGGCAAACATTAAATCAGCTATCAAACGCGCTGAATTGAACGTGAAACATAACGAAAAAAACTCAGCTCAAAAGTCAGCTATGCGTACTGCAATCAAAGCATTTGAAGCAAACCCATCTGAAGAACTTTTCCGTGCTGCTAGCTCAGCTATCGATAAAGCAGAAACAAAAGGTTTGATCCACAAAAACAAAGCAAGCCGCGATAAAGCACGCCTTTCAGCTAAACTTGCTAAATAA
- the coaA gene encoding type I pantothenate kinase: protein MTNEFLHFEKISRHTWQNLHRKTTPPLTQAELNSIKSFNDKISLQDVTDIYLPLTNLIQIYKRSKEDLAFSKGIFLQKESRKQPFIIGVSGSVAVGKSTTSRLLQILLSRTFSNATVELVTTDGFLFPNKTLEDHGILNRKGFPESYNMELLLSFLDSIKNGQDFQIPVYSHETYDIVPQEMQEVKAADFVIVEGINVFQNPQNERLYMTDFFDFSIYVDAEVENIENWYLDRFKKMLTLAENDPKNYYHRFTTQSEEEVVTFAHNVWKSINLVNLLDYIEPTRNRAEIILHKAGNHEIDEIYLKK from the coding sequence ATGACTAACGAATTTCTTCACTTTGAAAAAATCAGCCGCCATACTTGGCAAAACCTGCACCGTAAAACAACTCCGCCTCTGACTCAGGCGGAACTTAACTCCATCAAGAGTTTCAATGATAAGATCAGCCTGCAGGACGTGACGGACATTTATTTACCCTTGACCAATCTCATTCAGATTTATAAACGTTCCAAGGAAGACTTGGCTTTTTCCAAGGGGATTTTTCTACAAAAGGAAAGCCGAAAACAACCTTTTATTATCGGAGTTTCTGGTAGTGTGGCCGTTGGGAAATCCACCACCAGCCGTTTGCTGCAGATTTTGCTTTCTCGGACTTTTTCAAATGCGACAGTCGAGCTAGTTACCACAGATGGTTTTTTATTTCCGAATAAAACCTTGGAAGATCATGGCATTTTAAACCGCAAGGGTTTCCCAGAAAGCTATAATATGGAGCTACTTCTTTCCTTTCTGGACAGCATAAAAAACGGTCAGGATTTCCAAATTCCAGTCTACTCGCATGAAACTTATGATATCGTCCCTCAGGAAATGCAGGAGGTAAAGGCTGCAGATTTTGTTATCGTCGAAGGCATCAATGTTTTCCAAAATCCACAGAACGAGCGCCTATATATGACAGACTTTTTTGACTTTTCTATCTATGTTGATGCTGAAGTCGAAAATATTGAAAATTGGTATCTGGATCGCTTTAAAAAAATGCTGACGCTGGCTGAAAATGACCCCAAAAACTACTACCACCGCTTCACCACTCAATCAGAAGAGGAAGTAGTAACCTTCGCCCATAATGTTTGGAAAAGCATTAACCTTGTCAACCTGCTAGACTACATTGAGCCAACTCGCAATCGGGCAGAAATTATCCTGCACAAAGCTGGAAATCATGAAATTGATGAAATTTACTTAAAAAAATAA